From Natrinema amylolyticum, the proteins below share one genomic window:
- a CDS encoding FxLYD domain-containing protein: protein MTRSESTSRRRVLASLGAGIATAAAGCLGGDGLGGQPNYEEGNVGSVNASNVSSRNASQMSTAAALAQQQPSNSVTPLDPLELIDHEFVVEDGYLGSTIQGSVANTGSDRIQIVEVRTRVYNGAGNLLGRYLASTGDLSGGSTWEFQVIVLESPSDVASYDITVLGTPS, encoded by the coding sequence ATGACCCGATCGGAATCGACGAGCCGACGGCGAGTACTCGCATCGCTCGGAGCCGGGATCGCCACCGCGGCCGCCGGCTGTCTCGGCGGCGACGGCCTCGGCGGCCAGCCGAACTACGAGGAGGGAAACGTCGGGAGCGTCAATGCCAGCAACGTCTCCAGTAGAAATGCATCCCAGATGTCCACGGCGGCGGCACTCGCCCAACAGCAACCCAGCAACTCGGTAACGCCGCTCGATCCGCTCGAGTTAATCGACCACGAGTTCGTCGTCGAGGACGGCTATCTGGGGTCGACGATCCAGGGAAGCGTCGCGAACACGGGGTCCGATCGAATCCAGATCGTCGAAGTGCGAACGCGCGTCTACAACGGTGCCGGAAATCTGCTCGGCCGCTATCTCGCCAGTACCGGCGACCTCAGCGGCGGCTCGACGTGGGAGTTCCAGGTCATCGTCCTCGAGTCGCCGTCGGACGTCGCCAGCTACGACATCACCGTTCTGGGAACCCCCTCGTAA